One Lacticaseibacillus rhamnosus genomic window carries:
- a CDS encoding glycoside hydrolase family 13 protein, producing MFQFDSFTDRQPFGAVRKATTIHFTAKADGAVTQASLIIMPDGRGDQTETLPMTKSPNGYTVSFAPQTAGLWFYHFELQTDEGRQRFGAVDGGFGGIGQVYPENADVNSYQLTVVNEFDPVPEWYRHARFYHIFVDRFNNGNADGHVNAPKANSFIYGRQSDRPMYIRGTNGEVLRWDFYGGNLTGIQQKLPLLAARGINALYLSPIFQARSNHRYDTGDYYAIDEVLGTLHDFKQFLAAAHQLGMHVILDGVFNHVGADSRYFNAVNEYDDVGAANSLDSPYASWFSFKRFPDDYNSWWGVKDLPAINKDNQDFHNFIAAKKDSVISYWTDLGVDGWRLDVADELTDDFIHQIRTTLDQFPDRVLIGEVWEDASNKQAYGKRRQYFEGGELNAVMNYPLRSMLIDFVNGQLSAAGFVRQLMTLKENYPPNAFAFNFNNIGTHDTARILTVLNGDRRKLQLIVSLLYWLPGVPCLYYGDEAGLTGGKDPDNRAFYPWGHEDQAILDMYQIALQTRIDQPALAADAAFFPFTFEDSLGFVRQNEAQTLVVLANPTCSPQVLQDPNAKLVPANLRSLLPMGTMVPPGSVIWQAI from the coding sequence ATGTTTCAATTTGATTCATTCACCGATCGGCAGCCTTTTGGGGCAGTTCGGAAGGCAACAACGATTCATTTCACGGCTAAAGCTGACGGTGCGGTGACGCAAGCCTCACTGATTATCATGCCGGATGGGCGCGGGGATCAAACCGAGACATTGCCAATGACCAAAAGCCCGAATGGTTATACGGTGAGTTTTGCCCCGCAGACGGCTGGTTTATGGTTTTACCATTTTGAACTGCAAACCGATGAAGGCCGCCAACGCTTTGGTGCGGTTGATGGCGGTTTTGGCGGGATCGGGCAAGTTTATCCGGAAAATGCCGATGTGAACAGTTATCAGCTGACCGTGGTCAATGAGTTTGACCCAGTGCCGGAATGGTATCGGCATGCGCGGTTTTACCATATTTTCGTGGACCGGTTTAATAACGGGAATGCGGATGGCCACGTCAACGCACCGAAAGCCAATTCTTTTATCTATGGGCGCCAGTCGGATCGGCCAATGTATATTCGCGGTACCAATGGCGAAGTGTTGCGCTGGGATTTTTATGGTGGTAACTTAACCGGCATTCAGCAAAAATTGCCGCTGTTAGCTGCACGGGGGATTAATGCGCTTTATCTGAGCCCGATTTTTCAGGCGCGCAGCAATCACCGCTATGATACCGGTGATTATTATGCGATTGATGAAGTGTTAGGTACATTGCATGATTTCAAGCAGTTTCTGGCGGCGGCTCATCAGCTGGGGATGCATGTGATTCTGGATGGTGTGTTCAATCATGTCGGTGCCGACAGCCGGTATTTCAATGCCGTGAACGAATATGACGATGTTGGTGCGGCGAACAGTCTGGATTCACCATACGCATCGTGGTTTTCGTTTAAAAGATTTCCTGATGACTATAACAGCTGGTGGGGGGTTAAAGACCTCCCGGCGATTAATAAAGACAATCAGGATTTTCACAATTTTATTGCCGCTAAAAAAGATTCGGTGATCAGTTATTGGACCGATCTGGGCGTGGATGGCTGGCGTTTGGATGTCGCCGATGAGCTGACTGACGACTTTATTCATCAAATTCGGACGACATTGGATCAGTTTCCTGACCGGGTTTTGATCGGTGAGGTTTGGGAAGATGCATCGAATAAGCAGGCTTATGGCAAACGCCGCCAGTATTTTGAAGGTGGCGAGCTGAACGCCGTGATGAATTACCCGTTGCGGTCGATGTTGATTGATTTTGTCAACGGTCAACTCAGCGCGGCCGGTTTTGTCCGCCAGTTAATGACGCTCAAGGAAAACTATCCGCCCAATGCGTTTGCGTTTAATTTTAATAACATTGGCACGCATGATACGGCGCGAATCTTGACCGTGTTGAATGGTGATCGGCGTAAGTTACAATTGATTGTGTCACTTCTTTATTGGCTGCCGGGGGTACCTTGTCTTTATTATGGCGACGAGGCAGGATTAACCGGCGGCAAGGATCCGGACAACCGCGCCTTTTATCCATGGGGGCACGAAGATCAAGCCATTTTGGATATGTATCAGATTGCGTTACAGACGCGGATCGATCAACCAGCTTTAGCAGCCGATGCGGCATTTTTCCCGTTCACGTTTGAAGACAGCCTCGGTTTTGTCCGGCAAAACGAGGCCCAGACGTTGGTCGTCTTGGCCAACCCCACCTGCTCGCCTCAGGTTTTACAAGACCCGAATGCCAAGCTTGTTCCGGCTAATCTGCGGTCACTTTTGCCAATGGGAACCATGGTGCCGCCTGGAAGCGTGATTTGGCAAGCTATCTAA
- a CDS encoding glycogen/starch/alpha-glucan phosphorylase, producing the protein MALTKEQFIADFKDMALKMYAAPLEDLSSQQLYQALALLTRTYIAQPWADTKKRYDQEETKQVYYFSIEFLPGRLLQSNLLNLGILDAVEAGLHALELHPQKIFDAEADPGLGNGGLGRLASAFMDAMASVGMAGNGNGIRYQYGLFKQAFVNGYQVELPDDWMRNGFPWETRKENRAVTIKFGGWVELKPSRSGNLRVIYHQTDDVLAVPYDVAMVGYHNGVVNNLRLWSAEAPINAGSRFTLEQKERINQITQILYPDDSDNAGKELRLRQEYFFTSAGIQSIVRHYRRTHNSMAGFADRVAIHINDTHPAMAIPELMRVLMDDEHVSWNEAWRITLKVMSYTNHTLLSEALEVWPIDMFSGLLPRIYQIVQEIDRRFRLAFVPQFGQAMIDRIAPLGNGQVRMAYLATIGSHAINGVAPIHSELLKKDVLHDLFQIFPERFNNKTNGITPRRWIQIGDRPLAHLLDKKIGTTWRKNPLALRKLHDFSDDPHFLSDLNAAKAENKRALAKYIDQTVHVKVDPDAIFDVQIKRLHAYKRQLLHVLGILDAYLALKSGEKRPKRLHIFGAKAAPSYVYAKEIIKVMNAVADMVNGDPEVSPYLQVVFLPNYGVTMAEKIIPAADISEQISTAGKEASGTSNMKLMSAGALTLATLDGANIEIKNAVGDDNIEIFGLTEDEIAGYYQRGDYRARDFYEKDPRLHAVLDMLVNGQIPGIETEGRDIFNSLLTYNDEYFVLADFESYLAANAKLDALYQQPQAWAKKALVNIAESGRFSADFTVQRYGRDIWHVVPQTPEDDGSGN; encoded by the coding sequence ATGGCATTAACAAAGGAACAATTCATCGCAGACTTTAAAGACATGGCCTTGAAAATGTATGCGGCACCGCTTGAAGACCTATCTTCACAACAGCTTTATCAGGCATTGGCCTTGTTGACGCGGACATACATTGCCCAACCTTGGGCTGACACCAAGAAGCGGTATGATCAAGAAGAGACCAAACAGGTTTATTACTTTTCAATCGAGTTTTTACCTGGTCGGCTGTTGCAGTCTAATTTGCTGAATCTGGGTATTTTGGATGCGGTCGAGGCAGGGTTACATGCCTTGGAGTTGCATCCGCAGAAGATTTTTGATGCCGAAGCTGATCCTGGGTTAGGCAATGGTGGACTTGGACGATTAGCGTCAGCGTTCATGGATGCGATGGCCAGTGTGGGGATGGCCGGCAACGGTAATGGCATTCGCTATCAATATGGGTTATTTAAACAAGCCTTTGTTAACGGTTATCAAGTTGAACTGCCAGATGATTGGATGCGCAATGGGTTCCCATGGGAGACGCGCAAGGAAAATCGGGCGGTCACGATTAAATTCGGCGGCTGGGTGGAATTAAAACCAAGTCGCAGCGGTAATTTGCGGGTGATCTATCACCAAACTGACGATGTACTAGCCGTGCCTTATGATGTTGCCATGGTCGGGTATCACAATGGCGTCGTGAACAATCTGCGGCTATGGTCCGCTGAAGCGCCGATTAATGCCGGCTCGCGGTTTACCTTGGAACAAAAAGAACGCATCAATCAAATCACCCAGATCTTGTATCCGGATGACTCTGACAATGCCGGAAAAGAATTGCGGTTGCGCCAAGAGTATTTCTTTACCAGTGCCGGGATTCAGAGCATTGTTCGTCATTACCGGCGGACGCATAACAGTATGGCAGGGTTTGCCGATCGGGTTGCGATTCATATTAACGACACCCACCCGGCGATGGCGATTCCTGAGTTGATGCGGGTTTTGATGGATGATGAACATGTCAGTTGGAACGAGGCATGGCGGATTACATTAAAGGTTATGAGTTACACCAACCATACGTTGCTATCCGAAGCACTTGAAGTCTGGCCGATTGATATGTTCAGCGGTCTGTTGCCGCGGATTTATCAAATCGTTCAGGAAATCGATCGGCGCTTCCGTCTGGCTTTTGTTCCGCAGTTTGGGCAAGCCATGATTGATCGCATTGCTCCTTTAGGTAACGGGCAGGTACGGATGGCTTACTTAGCAACCATTGGCTCTCACGCGATCAACGGCGTGGCCCCGATCCATAGTGAGTTATTGAAAAAAGATGTTTTGCACGACCTGTTCCAGATTTTTCCGGAGCGGTTCAATAATAAGACCAATGGCATTACCCCACGGCGCTGGATTCAAATCGGCGACCGTCCGCTGGCGCACTTACTGGATAAAAAAATTGGCACTACCTGGCGGAAAAATCCGTTGGCATTGCGGAAGTTACATGATTTCAGCGATGATCCGCACTTTTTGTCCGACCTGAATGCCGCTAAAGCCGAAAATAAACGGGCATTGGCTAAGTACATTGATCAAACCGTGCACGTTAAGGTTGACCCGGATGCTATTTTCGATGTGCAGATTAAACGGCTGCATGCTTATAAACGCCAGCTCTTACATGTATTAGGAATTTTAGATGCCTATTTAGCGCTTAAAAGCGGTGAAAAACGACCGAAACGCCTGCATATTTTCGGAGCCAAGGCCGCACCCAGTTATGTTTATGCCAAAGAGATCATCAAGGTTATGAATGCGGTAGCGGATATGGTGAACGGTGATCCGGAAGTCAGCCCTTATTTGCAAGTCGTTTTCTTACCTAACTACGGTGTGACGATGGCTGAAAAGATCATCCCTGCTGCTGATATCTCCGAGCAGATCTCCACAGCCGGTAAAGAGGCCAGTGGCACCAGTAACATGAAGCTCATGAGTGCCGGCGCGTTAACCTTAGCAACTCTGGATGGGGCCAACATCGAGATTAAAAATGCGGTGGGCGATGATAACATTGAAATTTTCGGCTTAACCGAAGATGAGATTGCCGGTTATTATCAGCGCGGTGATTACCGGGCCCGCGACTTTTATGAAAAGGATCCGCGCTTGCATGCGGTGTTGGATATGCTGGTTAATGGCCAGATTCCGGGAATTGAAACGGAAGGCCGCGATATCTTCAATTCCTTGCTGACGTATAACGATGAATATTTTGTGTTAGCTGACTTTGAAAGTTACTTAGCCGCTAATGCCAAGCTGGATGCCTTGTATCAACAGCCGCAAGCCTGGGCGAAGAAAGCGTTGGTAAACATTGCAGAAAGTGGGCGCTTTTCCGCAGACTTTACGGTTCAGCGCTATGGTCGCGACATTTGGCATGTGGTCCCGCAAACGCCAGAAGATGATGGCTCAGGCAACTGA
- the glgA gene encoding glycogen synthase GlgA, producing MLKVLFTAAESAPFYKTGGLGDVTYALPKAIKKQGVDIRVAIPFYERKFPAKYLPKVKNLTHFTIEIGGQPVYVGLKTIKLGDVTYYLIDNRQYFDRDGLYGYWDDGGRFGFFQMAVIEMLQVIEWIPDIIHANDWHTAFIPVLLKEKYGWIQPYQAIKTQLTIHNLQFQGWFPPSILDTVFGIGRQSFNDDGFAQDGSVNWLKGGINFADLVSTVSPSYAQEIQSPAFGEHLDGTLRKQSGKLVGILNGIDDEVYNPATDPHLTYNYSAKDLKGKAKDKRVLQEEMHLPKRSDPLFAMVSRLTRQKGADLLVDALENFLVQNNVQVVILGTGDRDLEEDLLSLQDRFPGQLAVRIDFDEALAQRIYAGADYFMMPSAFEPSGLAQMMAMRYGTLPIVHETGGLRDSVTPYNAETGAGTGFSFWDYNAGVLAKILCMAKHVYSDEPKVYARLQQQAMAMDFDWHHSAAAYLKGYNRILGKA from the coding sequence GTGCTTAAAGTACTTTTTACCGCAGCCGAAAGCGCGCCGTTTTATAAAACCGGGGGCTTAGGCGATGTCACCTATGCATTGCCTAAAGCCATTAAGAAACAAGGCGTTGACATTCGGGTGGCAATTCCTTTTTACGAACGCAAATTTCCAGCGAAGTATTTGCCTAAAGTCAAAAATCTGACTCATTTTACGATTGAAATAGGCGGACAGCCGGTTTATGTCGGCCTTAAAACGATTAAGCTAGGCGATGTCACCTATTATCTGATTGATAACCGACAATATTTTGACCGGGACGGCTTATACGGTTATTGGGATGACGGCGGCCGGTTTGGCTTTTTCCAAATGGCCGTGATTGAAATGCTGCAGGTGATTGAGTGGATTCCCGATATCATTCATGCCAATGACTGGCACACAGCGTTCATTCCGGTGCTATTGAAGGAAAAGTATGGCTGGATTCAACCTTATCAAGCGATTAAAACGCAGCTAACCATCCATAATCTGCAATTTCAAGGATGGTTTCCGCCGTCGATTCTGGACACGGTGTTTGGTATCGGACGGCAAAGCTTTAATGATGACGGCTTTGCCCAGGACGGCTCGGTGAACTGGCTAAAAGGCGGGATTAACTTTGCTGATCTGGTTTCGACTGTTAGCCCCAGTTATGCTCAGGAGATTCAATCACCGGCATTTGGCGAGCATTTGGATGGCACTTTACGCAAACAAAGTGGTAAATTAGTCGGGATCTTGAACGGCATTGATGATGAAGTCTATAATCCGGCAACCGACCCGCATTTGACGTATAACTACAGTGCCAAGGATTTAAAAGGCAAAGCGAAAGACAAACGCGTTTTGCAAGAAGAAATGCATCTGCCAAAACGTTCGGATCCGCTTTTTGCGATGGTGAGTCGGCTGACCCGGCAAAAAGGGGCCGATTTGCTCGTTGATGCCTTGGAAAACTTCCTGGTTCAAAATAACGTCCAGGTCGTAATCCTCGGTACCGGCGATCGCGACTTGGAAGAGGATCTTCTGTCGTTGCAAGATCGCTTCCCAGGGCAATTGGCGGTTCGAATTGATTTTGATGAAGCGTTGGCGCAACGGATTTATGCCGGTGCCGATTACTTCATGATGCCAAGCGCGTTTGAGCCAAGCGGATTGGCGCAGATGATGGCGATGCGTTATGGTACGTTGCCGATTGTGCATGAAACCGGTGGCCTGCGTGATTCTGTCACGCCATACAATGCCGAAACCGGCGCTGGTACCGGTTTTAGTTTCTGGGATTACAATGCCGGCGTGTTGGCCAAGATTCTGTGCATGGCGAAGCACGTTTATTCCGATGAGCCAAAAGTTTATGCCCGTCTGCAACAACAGGCTATGGCGATGGACTTTGATTGGCATCATTCGGCGGCGGCTTACTTGAAGGGGTATAATCGCATCCTAGGTAAAGCATGA
- a CDS encoding glucose-1-phosphate adenylyltransferase: MSTEMLGIILAGGQGTRLGKLTKTTAKPSVPFGGRYRIIDFTLSNLANSGVNTAGVITQYQPLELNRHIQNGASWGLNERGAGVTILQPYASSEGEKFFEGTAHAIYQNIAYIDSYNPQYLLILSGDHIYKMDYQAMLDYHKAKKASLTVAVMPVAKDEAKRFGIMNTDDTDRIIEFEEKPAKPKSNLASMGIYIFNWPTLKQYLTESYATDGAMEDFGHDVIPAYLTHNEASYAYAFRGYWKDVGTIQSLWEANMEFLNPNNPLNIGNRNWRIFSQNEALPPMFLTKTAKVSGSMIVDGCYVAGAIEHSILSQNVKIGEGSVIKDSMIMPNAVIGKNVTVDHAIVGENAIIGDNGKVIGKPDEISVVGYGEVLGRTEKE; this comes from the coding sequence ATGAGTACTGAAATGTTAGGTATCATTCTCGCTGGGGGTCAAGGCACACGGTTGGGTAAACTAACCAAAACCACTGCCAAGCCCTCGGTACCTTTTGGAGGTCGCTATCGGATTATTGATTTCACCTTAAGTAACTTGGCTAATTCAGGGGTGAATACGGCAGGTGTCATTACCCAGTATCAACCGCTTGAATTGAATCGGCATATTCAAAACGGGGCGAGCTGGGGACTCAACGAGCGTGGTGCCGGGGTTACGATTCTGCAACCATACGCGTCAAGTGAAGGCGAAAAGTTCTTTGAAGGTACCGCGCATGCGATTTATCAAAATATTGCGTATATCGATTCTTATAATCCGCAATATCTACTGATTCTATCCGGTGATCATATTTACAAAATGGATTATCAGGCCATGTTGGATTACCACAAGGCCAAAAAAGCCTCGTTGACCGTGGCGGTTATGCCGGTTGCCAAAGATGAAGCCAAGCGGTTTGGGATTATGAACACCGATGACACGGATCGGATTATTGAATTTGAAGAAAAGCCGGCTAAGCCTAAGAGCAACTTGGCTTCAATGGGGATTTACATTTTCAACTGGCCAACCCTTAAACAGTATTTGACTGAAAGCTATGCAACCGATGGGGCGATGGAAGACTTCGGGCACGATGTCATCCCAGCCTACCTGACCCATAACGAAGCCAGCTATGCGTATGCGTTCCGTGGTTATTGGAAAGATGTCGGGACGATTCAGAGTCTGTGGGAAGCCAACATGGAATTCTTGAATCCGAATAATCCATTGAACATCGGCAATCGCAATTGGCGGATTTTCAGCCAGAATGAAGCTTTGCCGCCAATGTTTTTAACCAAGACCGCCAAAGTGTCAGGCTCCATGATTGTGGATGGCTGCTATGTTGCCGGTGCCATTGAACACAGTATCCTGAGCCAGAATGTCAAGATTGGCGAAGGTTCCGTGATCAAAGACAGCATGATCATGCCAAACGCCGTGATCGGCAAGAATGTCACTGTGGATCATGCCATTGTTGGCGAAAATGCGATCATTGGGGATAACGGTAAGGTGATCGGCAAACCGGACGAAATTAGTGTTGTTGGTTATGGGGAAGTTCTAGGAAGGACTGAAAAAGAATGA
- the glgB gene encoding 1,4-alpha-glucan branching protein GlgB — MIQGLKDWLYLFNSGQDFQSYNRFGAHEVSPGKWSFLVWAPHAQQIKVVGDFNDWRGSPLTRQGETGCWYGELAAKKGQLYKYQVVSPDGATHEKIDPYGFGFERKPGSAARLVDIPRIKWHDGSWLSKRSKWRPYDEPLAIYEVHLGSFIRDTHAGPDGGYMTYQDAIDKLIPYVKELGYTHIEFLPLMEHPLDASWGYQLMGYFAPTSRFGDPADFLRLVDAAHVAGLGIIMDWVPGHFIKNTDMLAQFDGTPTFEYTDPHRAENVRWGTWNFDLGKAQVQSFLISSAMYWLDHCHLDGLRVDAVSNMLYMDYDAGKENDRNRFGGRDNLEGIAFLKQLNTKVFAKHPDVLMMAEESSAYPKVSAPINTGGLGFNYKWNMGWMNDTLKFFEEDPVYRHSDMNLLTFSFMYMYNEQFVLPFSHDEVVHGKKSLMHKMPGDRYNQFANLRTMYVWQMTFPGKKLLFMGSEWGQFLEWRDWSELEWVDLKDPMNHKMQTFTKTLNHIYTNRPSLWQQDHEPLGTKITMADEPDVMSYIRYGKQKDDFTVVALNFVPVQKDHFRVPVPSLGTYTILLNTENLDFGGTWTKWQATLTARLGDHYGEPAWLDVILPAMGALLIVPKKLQPLPKKLATEHHQRPAALSGKQPPLAISNQERPAISHQRDWGTAPARTQPVKKDLIVKKHKKK, encoded by the coding sequence ATGATCCAAGGATTAAAAGATTGGTTATACCTCTTCAACTCAGGGCAGGATTTTCAAAGTTACAATCGGTTTGGTGCCCATGAAGTTTCACCTGGCAAATGGTCGTTTCTCGTCTGGGCGCCACATGCACAACAGATTAAAGTTGTCGGCGATTTTAACGATTGGCGCGGCAGTCCGCTGACCCGGCAAGGAGAAACCGGCTGTTGGTACGGCGAACTCGCAGCCAAGAAAGGACAGTTGTATAAGTACCAGGTGGTCAGTCCGGATGGGGCCACACATGAAAAGATTGATCCATATGGGTTTGGATTTGAACGTAAGCCAGGCAGCGCTGCCCGACTGGTTGATATTCCGCGAATCAAATGGCATGACGGTTCGTGGCTAAGCAAGCGTAGTAAGTGGCGACCGTATGATGAACCCTTGGCAATTTATGAAGTACACTTAGGTTCTTTTATCCGCGATACACATGCCGGTCCGGATGGCGGGTATATGACCTATCAGGATGCGATTGATAAGCTGATTCCTTACGTCAAGGAACTGGGTTATACCCATATTGAGTTTCTGCCGTTGATGGAGCACCCGCTTGACGCTTCATGGGGCTATCAGCTGATGGGCTACTTTGCCCCGACAAGCCGGTTTGGCGACCCGGCAGATTTTCTGAGATTGGTGGATGCCGCTCACGTCGCCGGGCTGGGCATCATCATGGATTGGGTGCCAGGGCATTTCATTAAGAATACCGATATGCTCGCTCAATTCGATGGTACCCCGACGTTTGAATACACCGATCCGCACCGCGCCGAAAATGTTCGCTGGGGAACCTGGAATTTTGATTTAGGCAAAGCACAAGTGCAAAGCTTTCTGATTTCCAGCGCGATGTACTGGCTTGATCATTGTCATCTTGATGGGCTGCGCGTTGATGCGGTCTCGAATATGCTGTACATGGATTATGACGCCGGCAAAGAAAATGATCGCAATCGGTTTGGCGGCCGCGATAATCTTGAGGGCATTGCCTTTTTGAAGCAGCTGAATACGAAGGTGTTTGCCAAGCATCCGGATGTCTTGATGATGGCCGAGGAAAGTTCAGCCTATCCTAAGGTGTCCGCGCCGATTAATACCGGTGGCCTAGGGTTCAATTACAAATGGAACATGGGCTGGATGAACGATACGCTGAAGTTCTTTGAAGAAGATCCGGTTTATCGCCACAGTGATATGAATTTATTGACGTTTTCATTTATGTATATGTATAACGAACAATTCGTTTTGCCATTTTCCCACGATGAAGTCGTTCACGGGAAGAAGAGCCTGATGCACAAGATGCCGGGCGATCGGTACAACCAGTTTGCCAATCTACGCACCATGTACGTGTGGCAAATGACGTTTCCGGGGAAAAAGCTATTATTCATGGGCAGTGAGTGGGGTCAATTCCTTGAATGGCGTGACTGGAGCGAGCTTGAGTGGGTTGATTTGAAAGACCCGATGAACCATAAAATGCAAACTTTTACGAAAACGCTGAATCATATCTATACAAACCGACCGAGTCTGTGGCAACAGGATCATGAACCACTTGGCACTAAGATCACAATGGCGGATGAACCGGATGTCATGAGTTACATCCGTTATGGCAAGCAAAAAGATGACTTCACGGTGGTCGCGTTAAATTTTGTCCCGGTGCAAAAAGACCACTTCCGCGTGCCAGTCCCAAGCTTGGGCACGTACACGATTCTTTTGAATACGGAAAACCTTGACTTTGGCGGTACCTGGACCAAATGGCAGGCGACTTTAACCGCCCGACTAGGTGATCATTACGGCGAGCCGGCTTGGTTAGATGTGATTTTGCCAGCAATGGGCGCGTTACTAATTGTTCCCAAAAAACTGCAGCCGTTGCCTAAAAAGTTGGCGACTGAGCACCACCAGCGGCCAGCCGCACTTTCCGGAAAGCAGCCGCCACTGGCAATTTCAAATCAGGAACGACCGGCCATCAGTCATCAACGCGACTGGGGGACGGCGCCTGCCCGAACGCAACCGGTGAAAAAAGACCTGATTGTTAAGAAGCATAAGAAGAAGTGA
- a CDS encoding branched-chain amino acid aminotransferase yields MSVDIDWNNLGFDYMQLPYRYVAHWKDGAWDDGTLSSDPNLTLNEGSPILHYGQGAFEGLKAYRTKSGAIQLFRPDQNAHRLHNSAEKLLMPPFPEDRFIEAVKQVVAANHEYVPPYGTGATLYLRPMLIGVGPNIGVAPAKEYIFDVFAMPVGPYFKGGMVPTKFVVADQHDRAAHYGTGQAKVGGNYAASLQAGKFAHEHGYGDAIYLDPIEHKYIEEVGSANFFGISKDGKTLKTPKSPSILPSITKYSILALAHDRFGMKTEETKIAITDLDQFGEAGACGTAAVITPIASITYNDHEHVFYSETEVGPHTQAIYNELTGIQFGDVPAPDGWIVNVPVD; encoded by the coding sequence ATGAGCGTCGATATTGATTGGAACAATCTAGGATTTGATTACATGCAACTGCCTTATCGGTATGTTGCCCACTGGAAAGACGGCGCTTGGGATGACGGCACCTTATCAAGCGATCCCAATTTAACTTTGAATGAAGGTTCGCCAATTTTACATTATGGGCAAGGTGCTTTTGAAGGACTCAAGGCTTATCGCACCAAATCAGGAGCCATTCAGCTTTTTCGTCCGGATCAAAATGCCCACCGTCTGCACAACTCAGCAGAAAAACTTTTAATGCCACCGTTTCCTGAAGATCGCTTCATTGAGGCGGTCAAACAAGTCGTTGCCGCTAACCATGAATACGTACCGCCATATGGCACCGGCGCAACTTTATACTTACGTCCCATGTTAATCGGCGTTGGCCCTAATATTGGCGTTGCCCCCGCCAAAGAATATATCTTTGATGTTTTCGCGATGCCGGTTGGTCCTTACTTTAAAGGCGGCATGGTGCCAACCAAGTTTGTGGTGGCCGATCAACATGACCGTGCTGCTCACTACGGCACCGGTCAGGCTAAAGTCGGTGGTAACTATGCGGCCTCGCTACAAGCCGGAAAGTTTGCCCACGAACATGGTTATGGCGATGCGATTTACCTTGACCCGATCGAACATAAATATATTGAAGAAGTGGGTTCAGCTAACTTTTTCGGTATCTCTAAGGACGGTAAAACCCTTAAAACACCGAAATCCCCTTCGATTCTGCCAAGTATTACCAAATACTCAATCTTGGCGTTGGCACATGATCGCTTCGGCATGAAAACCGAAGAAACCAAGATTGCCATCACCGATTTAGATCAGTTTGGTGAAGCAGGCGCGTGCGGAACTGCAGCGGTCATTACGCCTATCGCCAGCATCACATACAACGATCACGAACATGTCTTCTATTCCGAAACCGAGGTCGGCCCACATACTCAGGCGATTTATAACGAACTCACGGGTATTCAGTTTGGCGACGTCCCTGCACCAGACGGCTGGATTGTCAATGTACCCGTTGATTAA
- a CDS encoding sortase domain-containing protein has product MFRRSLITFALVLGGLFGTTTVSHTIQSRDLAGLRTSTREKANDVSTSSDLLRATAAVTPEKVQAAAHPSWSVRSGQAVVKSSDPASSGQTKVSQPSAVSASATNQTGSSTSSAASASNASAGTATAGTSTAQFTVAAAPAKTASAATNQTANQPTAQPQAQPAKPAAAYASRVLMFAGVTVPYIIGNESMDAAPINGAATWGGQANYSNVSGQNTHFIGHNPGAFAAMLSLGIGSPITVTDAAGSPRTYHVYRLVQVSPEAVTADGQDLWNEITGTGGGQRITLQTCVGDYWRLIAFAR; this is encoded by the coding sequence ATGTTTCGCAGAAGTCTGATCACTTTCGCTCTTGTATTGGGCGGGCTGTTTGGTACGACCACAGTCAGTCATACAATTCAGAGCCGAGACTTGGCCGGATTGCGCACCAGCACAAGGGAGAAAGCTAATGATGTAAGCACATCGAGCGATTTACTCAGAGCAACCGCTGCGGTGACGCCAGAAAAAGTTCAGGCGGCAGCGCATCCTAGTTGGAGTGTTCGCTCAGGTCAAGCAGTCGTTAAATCGTCTGACCCGGCATCATCCGGCCAGACAAAAGTAAGTCAACCAAGTGCTGTTAGCGCGTCGGCAACCAATCAGACCGGTTCATCAACAAGTTCCGCTGCGTCAGCTTCAAATGCGTCAGCCGGAACCGCAACCGCTGGCACATCGACCGCGCAATTTACCGTTGCGGCGGCACCGGCTAAAACCGCGTCGGCCGCCACGAATCAAACGGCAAACCAACCAACCGCTCAGCCGCAAGCACAACCGGCGAAACCGGCAGCGGCATATGCGAGTCGGGTATTAATGTTTGCCGGGGTCACCGTTCCGTACATTATTGGTAATGAAAGTATGGACGCCGCGCCAATAAACGGTGCCGCAACTTGGGGCGGTCAGGCAAATTACAGCAACGTCAGCGGGCAGAATACGCACTTTATCGGGCATAATCCCGGTGCGTTTGCTGCGATGCTTTCGCTTGGTATCGGTTCGCCAATTACGGTGACCGATGCCGCCGGAAGTCCGCGCACGTATCACGTTTATCGGTTAGTTCAGGTTTCGCCTGAAGCCGTTACAGCTGACGGTCAGGATCTTTGGAACGAAATTACCGGTACAGGTGGTGGTCAGCGCATTACGCTCCAGACTTGTGTTGGTGATTATTGGCGCTTAATTGCCTTTGCTCGCTAA